In Colletotrichum lupini chromosome 6, complete sequence, a single window of DNA contains:
- a CDS encoding peptidase S41 family protein has translation MRFTWWTLASAAVVLAAPAPQAPGQTPTPTSSGTPTTPSAPNGTVPGGNAEACAQIQPKVQQFLMASPKATPQVPAQLAFDCLQTVPNKKGPAKDLVKSLKAYVQWQSTLSWLKNPPASYMLPPTDIEGGLDEIEKKAEAGSYKSEYEFQLAIFQLIASAHDGHFAFRGDVFKGFSFRNNLAADIVSVSRDGVEVPKLYHLAQLDGNSTAPAIVRINGRDAATMIADLNLKFSGYQDPDSQWNANFKSYASKESFIVVAASLAFQGPKVTITYDNGEERSEDSFALIRTGANFTGVNSGEDYYNKFCNPDSPAKPQPSQPGMKPNQTTPTPPKTSGPPPPPKPTIEGYPFPIVRDSGANTTSGYFLNGTGYDDVAVLAVSSFAPPDSIDATEYLTNFQSTVATFLKKSKDAGKKRLVIDVAANGGGFVVAGYELFAQLFPEVNRFQANNLRLSEGLTTLARLSAAIPANFTPTTPEEKDALEALGGSSIVSNLLPGGVYTPDEAAFTTVDQILAPVSLNGDTFTAYQQAPLNQTDPTFNLTGVGSKANPPPRVFDPENVVLFTDGTCGSTCTIFSYLMILQMGIKTTVIGGRPQSGIMQSIAGVEGAQVFAFNDMTTDAKAIIALTPKDKKEEIMNGELGELAKGYAIKRATTPKSAGAINAKNAYSMSDARTPLQFLWEPANCRIFYSREMLFKPDNAWKRVVDATWSNPTQFCVAGSQVPVTKNATMDPLFRQSQNNTGLPGAGKSAAAESISGAGLRLAVLIATFTVAVLAM, from the exons ATGAGATTCACTTGGTGGACATTGGCCTCGGCCGCCGTTGTGTTGGCGGCGCCGGCTCCCCAGGCTCCGGGACAAACGCCAACTCCCACAAGCAGCGGAACGCCGACAACGCCCAGCGCTCCCAACGGAACGGTTCCTGGCGGCAATGCTGAGGCATGTGCTCAGATTCAGCCCAAGGTCCAACAATTTCTCATGGCGAGCCCGAAAG CAACACCCCAAGTGCCAGCTCAGTTGGCCTTTGACTGCCTCCAGACGGTGCCGAATAAGAAGGGCCCGGCCAAGGACCTGGTCAAGAGTTTGAAAGCCTACGTGCAATGGCAATCCACGCTGTCATGGCTCAAGAACCCGCCGGCGTCGTATATGTTACCGCCTACCGATATCGAGGGCGGCCTGGATGAGATTGAGAAGAAGGCAGAGGCCGGCTCGTACAAGAGCGAATACGAGTTCCAGCTTGCCATTTTCCAGCTGATTGCTTCGGCTCACGACGGTCACTTTGCCTTCCGTGGTGATGTGTTCAAGGGCTTCAGCTTCCGCAACAACCTCGCTGCCGATATTGTGTCGGTCTCGCGCGATGGTGTTGAAGTGCCTAAGCTGTACCATCTTG CCCAGCTTGATGGCAACTCCACCGCCCCCGCCATCGTCAGGATCAACGGCAGAGATGCTGCCACCATGATCGCAGACCTGAACCTGAAGTTCAGCGGTTACCAGGACCCCGACTCTCAATGGAACGCCAACTTCAAGTCGTACGCGTCGAAGGAAAGCttcatcgtcgtcgccgcCTCCCTCGCTTTCCAGGGCCCCAAGGTGACAATCACCTACGACAACGGCGAGGAGCGCTCCGAGGACAGCTTCGCTCTCATCCGCACCGGCGCAAACTTCACTGGCGTCAACAGCGGCGAGGACTACTACAACAAGTTCTGCAACCCCGACTCGCCCGCCAAGCCCCAGCCGTCGCAGCCTGGCATGAAGCCTAACCAGACGACGCCGACCCCGCCAAAGACTTCAGGCCCGCCGCCCCCTCCTAAGCCGACAATTGAGGGATACCCCTTCCCAATTGTCCGTGATAGTGGTGCCAACACCACGTCCGGATACTTCCTCAATGGAACGGGATACGATGACGTTGCCGTACTCGCTGTTTCGTCTTTCGCTCCTCCCGACTCCATTGACGCTACTGAGTACTTGACCAACTTCCAAAGCACCGTCGCCACGTTCTTGAAGAAGAGCAAGGACGCCGGGAAGAAGCGTCTCGTTATTGATGTCGCTGCCAACGGTGGTGGTTTCGTCGTTGCTGGTTACGAGCTCTTCGCTCAG CTGTTCCCTGAGGTCAACCGCTTCCAGGCCAACAACTTGCGTCTGTCCGAAGGTCTCACTACTCTTGCTCGTCTTTCCGCCGCCATCCCTGCCAACTTCACGCCTACCACGCCCGAGGAGAAGGATGCCCTTGAAGCTCTAGGCGGCAGCTCCATCGTCAGCAACCTGCTTCCTGGAGGCGTCTACACACCGGATGAAGCCGCCTTCACGACTGTTGACCAGATCTTGGCACCGGTCTCGCTGAACGGTGACACCTTCACTGCGTACCAGCAGGCACCACTCAACCAGACCGACCCCACCTTCAACCTCACCGGCGTCGGCAGCAAAGCCAACCCGCCCCCTCGCGTCTTCGACCCTGAGAATGTGGTCCTCTTCACTGATGGTACCTGCGGCTCAACCTGCACGATCTTCTCCTACCTCATGATCCTTCAAATGGGCATCAAGACCACCGTCATCGGCGGCCGCCCCCAATCTGGTATCATGCAGTCCATCGCTGGTGTCGAAGGCGCCCAGGTCTTCGCCTTCAACGACATGACCACCGACGCCAAGGCCATCATCGCCCTCACCCCCAAGGACAAGAAGGAAGAAATCATGAACGGCGAGCTCGGCGAGCTGGCGAAGGGCTACGCCATCAAGCGCGCGACCACGCCCAAGAGCGCCGGTGCCATCAACGCAAAGAACGCCTACAGTATGTCCGACGCCAGGACGCCGCTGCAATTCCTCTGGGAGCCGGCCAACTGCCGCATCTTCTACAGCCGCGAGATGCTCTTCAAGCCCGATAACGCGTGGAAGCGCGTCGTCGACGCCACATGGAGCAACCCCACGCAATTCTGCGTTGCGGGCTCTCAGGTGCCTGTCACGAAGAATGCTACGATGGATCCCCTGTTCAGACAGAGCCAGAACAACACCGGCTTGCCTGGTGCTGGCAAGAGTGCCGCAGCTGAGAGTATCTCCGGTGCTGGACTCAGACTCGCGGTTCTCATCGCGACGTTCACGGTGGCGGTTTTGGCCATGTAG